GGATGTACTGAGTTTGCATgttgtccccgtgtttgtgtaGGTTGGGTGTTCCAGCTTCCTCCCAAAGTTCAAAAACATGCGTTAGGTTGACAGCACACAAGTACTCTTGTACAAGTATAGGCTACAGAAACGATGAATGAATTCatacaaatataaatgataGTGGACAGCATGGTCATTTCAATTCATTTTCTGTCATGATCAAGATGTTTGTTCCCGTCAGAAAAGACTATGACAAACGATTCCAATTGCATGGGCACCAGTGAAGTTAAATTGTTTTGCCATTTTCTCAAATGTTCTGGGGAAACGTAAAGAGGTCCAAACAAGATTCAGAAATCTTTATTTGTCCCCGAGGgacaattcagtttcagttacaccTACATATTGATATTGATAACCACTGGGGTTTCTGTCATGTTATTTATAATTAACTATATGTGATTCAATGGTGCGAGTGGCTGCGCCCTCAGTGcagcttattttgtgtgtgtgtgaatggcaagcccttttaacatttaataagataTCTGTAATACAATTGTTACACGTAACAATTGtattacagatatctgcaattgaatTACAACATGTCGAAATTGAATTCTtgatatctgcaattacatttttacatgtaacaattgaattgcagatatctgcaattcagtttctacatgtcgaaatgacattttgacatgtagaaatatatttgttacgtgtgaaaatggctttacagatatcttgaattaacatttcaacatgtcaaaattacatttgaacatgttcaaatgtaatttccacTAGTGAAAACTAAATTGCTACATGTCCGCCagacttattaaatgttaaaagggcttgccatagtgtgtgtgtgtgtgtgtgtgtgtgtgtgtgtgtgtgtgtgtgtgtgtgtgtgtgtgtgtgtgtgtgtgtgtgtgtgtgtgtgtgtgtgtgtgtgtgtgtgtgtgtgtgtgtgcgcgtgcgtgcgtgtgtgtgtgcaggagagAAGCAGGACATGACCGCCTCCCTCCCTCCTCAgtgcagagcagagcagaggcTGAGGGACAGAGGACTGCAGCTCCTCAGATGTTGATCTCACTGCGCACAGATCTCTCACCGATCAGCTCACTCATGTAGATAATGTGGACATTGTTCTTGGCTTAGAGAAGCTTTTTCCTAAGGTGCACTCATAAGTTATCTGAAGCCTGCTATGGAGGACTCTTTGAGTCAAAATGAGTCTGAGAACTGACAATGTCACCAACTTGTGGACAAATGTTTCCTCGGACTTCGGGGCATCTTCTCTGGCCAACTTCACCAACAGCTCCGGAGATGAGCGCAGGGAGCCCGGAGAGGTCTCCCTCACCCGGGCCATCCCGCTGGGCTTGGTGCTGGGGGCTTTCATCGTGTTCGCCATCGCTGGTAACATCCTCGTCATCCTGTCCGTGGTGTGCAACAGGCACCTGCGCACCCCGACTAACTACTTCATCATCAACCTGGCCATCGCCGACCTGCTGCTGAGCACTACGGTGCTGCCGGTGTCCGCCACCCTGGAGATCCTCAACTACTGGGTGTTCGGTAGGATCCTGTGTGACATTTGGGCTGCGGTGGATGTGCTGTGCTGCACCGCGTCCATCATGAGCCTGTGCGTAATATCCATAGACCGCTACATCGGTGTGAGCCACCCGCTGCAGTACCCGGGCATCGTGACGGAGAAGCGGGCTCTGCTGGCCATGCTCGGGGTCTGGGTGCTGTCTGTGGTCATCTCCATCGGACCTCTGCTGGGCTGGAAGCAGCCTCCGTCCCCGGACGACAAAGAATGTCTCATCACCGAGGAGCCGTTTTACGCACTCTTCTCCTCGCTGGGATCCTTCTACATCCCACTGGTGGTGATCCTGGCCATGTACTGCAGGGTCTATATAGTCGCTAAAAGGACCACTAAAAACCTGGAGGCAGGTGTGATGCGTGAGAGGATGAACTCCAGCGAGCTGACCCTCAGGATCCACAAAGGTTCCCAGGTGCACGAAGACTCCGTGAGTTCTGGCCCCGGTAAAGGCAGAGCGCAGCAGGCCAGGAGCTCCCTGACGGTCAAACTCCTCAAGTTCTCCCGAGAGAAGAAAGCAGCAAAGACTCTTGGGGTCGTGGTGGGCATGTTTACCCTCTGCTGGCTGCCCTTCTTCCTGGCCTTACCCATTGGTAGGTGTTTTACACTCGTTTACAATCACAACTGACATTGTTGTCACAGTGACACGTTCACTGCACTATTATTCTCCCCCCAAAACATCTCCATCCTGAGATCTTACCCAAACTTACAATTCAAGTTATAACTAGTTTTATTACTAATGATAttgtcagaggtgaaagtaactgattacaagtactcaagttactgtaatttagttgcttttattgctacttgtacttttgagtATGTTCTAAGTTTACTTAATTAcactttaaaagaagtaatttgttacatttctacaaccaaTAACCATTACTGagcaaattattaatattttttttgtttaaaaacaattaacaaactttctgaaactacaaaaaatgaaatggtcagacaacaaccaaatgCATCACATAATAGGCGACcagtcagattaaatgtaatgtactgCACCAAAAGatcattgaatgctggttattttctcagtttataaatgtagctatactgagagcctaatgtttttttttttaatttgtatttaattcattggtattattttattttttaaaatacctttgtggaaaataaattaagatccAGCCTTTTTGAggttctacatgagatgtttactgtatgcaagggaaccgtggtaagattaattaccaaaaataaacatgggggatgaaagtaaccagtaacttttagttggagtactatttaattgagctacactttttgcttgtacttgagtattttatgcttgacttacttgtacttgagctacaatttcaatcaagtaacagtacttgtacttgagtagaatatatcagtactctttacacctctggataTTATGTTCTTTGATGAGTTGATGCTGTGGGTGGCTGCTGCAGGTATAAATCATGATGCTATAGCTGCAAAAAGTCTCCACTAGCATTCACTGTTCTGACCCGTCACCAAATGCACCAGTGGGCTTTGATATATTACAGCTGTTAAAATACCCTGGAGGGATTATATATAACAGCAACCATAATTTACAGCAGCACATCATATCCTGCAGTTTATACAACTTCAGCTATAATTCAGGGGTTTTTTTCCATCATATTGGAGTTCATAAAATTGATTTTCTAACAAACTTATTGCCGTGCACTTTACTCCATGACAAGATGGAACATTTTAGGACTTATGAGAGGAATTTGTTTGAAGTTTATCCAAACATTCCAAGCGCTATAATTTTACCAACTCTCCATTCATGAATGGGTGAACCATCTTGTGCATACCAAGTGGGGAGCAGGCAGTGTCCCAGTGCTCTGCTCAGTTTTTTCAGAGTCTGACCTGACATTGGCTGGCATTCAACATCCTGCTGTCCCAGCTGCAGTAGAGATTAAACAATACACTGCAGTGAAGCCCTCAGCTTTGGGCTCTGCTGAGATGAGGTGGTTAGGTAAACACTAGGTCTTCTTCTGGTGCCCGAGTTCAGATAAATGACTAGATGAGCTTTAAACACGGAgctttattaaatgtttaatcgTTCCCACTGTGGTGCAATTACCACAAACACGTGTCTATGTGTTGGCACTGGTGTTAatctgttgtggttttatttgaGTGACTTTATGCCCTTTTCCTCAAGCTGGAGCTCATCAAACGCTCTCACTCTTTACCTGAGGTGGGGTCATGTGTTGCAGTGGCACATAGCAGGGATTATTTTGCCTGAAGGTATTTGGACTGAAATACCTAAAGTACACATCAGGTTCCACTTTCCTTAACTTTTCCTCTACTGATCCACAAGCTTTCAAAGAGAATATAGATGTGAGGATTTTAAAGAGCTGCCACTTTTAAGTAACATTAGGAAGTAGCCTGCCAAGAACCTCCAAGGGATTTGCTTCTGTACGGTCCCTGGTGAAGCATACTGATACCTTGTGACCAAGTGGTTTTCATCATTATTAACTGACCTCCGAGCTGCATGaaagaaaagcacacaaataGGTTCAACAGTCCACCGTTCGAGGTCTCCACATGATGCAAGGGCTTCATGATGTCAGAGGAGGACACTGAAACTAATTTCTCTGTACAAATAACCAGTGTTCAGGGCCTGAACGCGTTCAATGAACCATTGTTTATATTTTGGGCAAACGTGAActgaatgtacagtatttcTGCCTGATGAACATTATTGTGAACTGCGCTCTAAACTTTGTTCAGCAGAGTGCCAGATTACGACAGAGcctaaaacacatgtaaacaggCTTTAATTACGTAGGGGGAAAAGAACAAATCTGGCAACCCCAGCCACCACAGAGAAGCATTGCTGCAGAGTGCAGCACCAGCAGCTTTACCTCAGATTCTGTCTATGATTAATACAAAATCTTCGTATGATCACTTAAAAGAAGGTCGCTGATGATCCAGGCGtgaaacattttacatttttgtgataaCATCAACAACGTCAACAGCAAAACTGAAATGGCAGCCATTCAGTCCACAGCAGCAGCTTTTACCCATACAGTATGTTAtcaaaaacaggaggaaaactCTTAAATCACATGTATCAAATCCAGCCCTTCAGAGAACCCAATTCGGCACGCTGGAGAAAATTGaaaatgatagagaaaacattaaccattgtgtaaattaccaaataattcagttgtaaattgaaAGAAATcgaaattttttccaaaatcctgcaatttttctcaaattattttacaaaatctccccaaattgaACAAAAGttggtcaaaaaaataaataaatcaaaggacatttatgtatttgtcaCTTATTCCTTAGACATTGTTGATGCCTTTCATACTTtatctaatttataactggaagtgcaaattgtttgttttcccgccAAAAACTGCAGCCCACTTGTGATCGAACTGATCTGTATTTGGTCCTGTCAAACTCCCCTTTTTAATGACAAAattatcaaaacaaaaacaaaggtgcAATAATTTTCTAAACCTGGAAACAATTCCCATCAAATTCCATTTCATACCAGCTGGGCATGTGGTAAAATGTCAGGAGGTTAATAACTCACAGCAACATACTgtgtcaaaagttttagaacaccacactttttccagttctttacagaaaattattcagtttattgtgtccttgcactctgaaatgaaagcatagaacaaataagcaatttgagttgaaaaagaaatcatggaatcaatttataaaccaaaatgtattctaaacttTTGACTCATCAAAGTacagtgttccaacactgcttttaggcagacagagggggttgtaAGTAaccaaaaaacattattatttgatTATGAACTATGAACTGAAATTTATGAACTGAACTTTAAACTCGTTTGTGTAGAAAAGTAACTTTCCCAACACTGCAAATAGCATATGGGAGACGAAATGGTGGGCTAAACTTTTCCTTAGAAGCATGATGGGAGAGAAGATAAGTCTGTCCTGCTCCCTGAGTATTCATTAGCCTCCACCCACTGAGTGGGATTTCCTGTTTCACACTTGTTATTACCGTGCTCCTTCCTCTGCATGCTGTCACTGACATGCATCGTAGGTGGAGGGTGTGTTGGCCAGCGTCTGTGCATTGGTGGCAGGAAAAGGCTTGTCTGTGTGCGTGATGGtatgtgttttatgtgtgtgaaTTGTGTGCCTTCTGAGTCATGGTTCTTACATCTGTGGTTTAAGATCTTGTGATTAGCATTAACGCTGTGTGACTTCATTAGGATTCAAACTCCCACATTTTAGAGCCTGGAGAAATGTCTCCGCTCCACATCTGATCTTACCTGTCTGTATGAGATCTATTCTTGCACATAACTGGCAACTTGCCTTCCCACAATCCCAATCATTAtagtggttttctttttttacctttaatTTAGACGTCAATTCAGTGTAGAGTTTGGGAGCTACTGTCAATCTCAGTCTAGGCCAGCTCTATTAGACACAAAATAGACAAACTTGACCCCCACTCCCAGAGCATATTTAgggcagaaaaaaacagaattcattTTCTAATACGGAAAAATGATTATGACACGGAAAAAGCAATTCAACTCCTTTTCTCTCCCATGCGCTTTACTCAAAATCAGGCCCCAATATGACACAAAATTGTCTCAAATGCATGATTGGGGACAATATCCTGCATTTAAACAGTATTTTCACCACAAAAATGGTGATTGAACGTCGAGAAAGTGTGAGAAACGAACAAATATGTCTAATTTCATACATTTCGTTTGCTACCCGTTACGGTGagactagtgatcatgttacctgtcattgaaaataaatgcaacgcttcatctgaagtgtgtttttaatgcgtTGTGATAAAAAAGCGGTTTAGATAATTATGACTGAattaaaatctgaaaaggcactggtacaaagacaggtttagctgttggtgtattgGTTGAACTGGTGGATATTTTACCTATTGACACGCCACAGCAGACATCTACAATCACATGACTGAGCGGGAATTAAGAGtttcacaaatgttttttttggacaatatcTCACATTTCCATGGTATTTTTCCCTTTATATAAGTAGTTGAGCATTGTGGCTAACGTCACTTTTGCTACATATCGCTTGATTTCAGCGTAACCCTCGCAGCTTCcgtaaatcatctgaagcatataaaatgtaaaattaataaaagtagTTAACTATTAACACTATTTAACATGCTTGGTATGATTTGGGGAAGTTTAAtaaccagtaaagtcatctaaaaaaaaaaaaggccctaCGTATTTAATCTCTAATTGAGTTTCATTAATAGtgctttatttaaaatgttcaaacataGGCTATATGTGctttaacttttaaatgttGGTCTCAGTAGCAAACCTGTGCTGCCACTGTATTCATCAGATCAATTGTTTCTGTGGCACATATAGGGATGGATACCTTCCACATTTTAACCGATGTGGTATTGCGGTACCTGTTTATTGGTATTGGTCAATGGTactattgtgtgtgttgtgtggtaatAACTTGcatgtttaataataaaatctCCCTTAATTACAACTACGCAGTGTTTTTTCCTAATAATGCACAAATGAAAACAGCTCTATGTGACATTCAGCCCTCTGACAGAAAGAGGGCGCGTTGACAATAGATCAGATAAAATATGAGGAACCGAGCTGATAATGATAACTAATGCAAGTTAAatgccaagctaacgtcatcCTAAGGCTAGGATACAGTGTgcgattttttcaattgttgtaCTCAggtccagctcaaactgtgcgactcagacgcagagctcgaatgtgcgcagctcacgattcatgttctcacactgtacggtcCAACACTCTGACTGCTTACACtgtacattcacacacacacacgacacgtcggggtcttgtttccgg
The genomic region above belongs to Gouania willdenowi chromosome 10, fGouWil2.1, whole genome shotgun sequence and contains:
- the LOC114471324 gene encoding alpha-1A adrenergic receptor-like encodes the protein MSLRTDNVTNLWTNVSSDFGASSLANFTNSSGDERREPGEVSLTRAIPLGLVLGAFIVFAIAGNILVILSVVCNRHLRTPTNYFIINLAIADLLLSTTVLPVSATLEILNYWVFGRILCDIWAAVDVLCCTASIMSLCVISIDRYIGVSHPLQYPGIVTEKRALLAMLGVWVLSVVISIGPLLGWKQPPSPDDKECLITEEPFYALFSSLGSFYIPLVVILAMYCRVYIVAKRTTKNLEAGVMRERMNSSELTLRIHKGSQVHEDSVSSGPGKGRAQQARSSLTVKLLKFSREKKAAKTLGVVVGMFTLCWLPFFLALPIGSFNVNLRPPELLFKVIFWLGYFNSCLNPIIYPCYSREFKLAFIRILKGQCHQRKRPGWKAYNYRSSNLTSSGHSRKGSTDHTSGCLNGSQRTLPSSASPSPSYLSRGLPPCPEGETLYIWGASTPTPSTPNLLPGSPTDQPVMMRADVRRGRTAEDSAASVFSFSFGRRDGSSKRGILPDDKV